One [Clostridium] saccharolyticum WM1 DNA segment encodes these proteins:
- the hisG gene encoding ATP phosphoribosyltransferase — MRYLTFALAKGRLAKQSMEMFEKIGITCEEMRDKDSRKLIFTNEELGVRFFLAKASDVPTYVEYGAADLGVVGKDTILEEGRKLYEVMDLGIGNCAMCVCGPPSAGELLMHHERIRVATKYPAIAKDYFYNKKHQTVEIIKLNGSIELAPIVGLSEVIVDIVETGTTLRENGLTVLEEICPLSARMVVNQVSMKRENDRITKLIHDLRTLLQEENR; from the coding sequence ATGAGATATCTGACTTTTGCCCTGGCAAAGGGGCGGCTGGCGAAACAGTCGATGGAAATGTTTGAAAAAATCGGGATCACCTGTGAAGAGATGAGGGATAAGGATTCCCGGAAACTGATCTTTACCAACGAGGAGCTGGGTGTACGGTTCTTCCTTGCAAAGGCCAGTGATGTGCCTACCTATGTGGAGTATGGGGCTGCTGACCTTGGGGTGGTTGGAAAGGATACTATTCTGGAAGAAGGAAGAAAACTTTATGAGGTCATGGACCTGGGGATAGGGAACTGTGCCATGTGTGTCTGCGGCCCTCCGTCAGCAGGAGAGCTTTTAATGCATCATGAAAGAATCCGCGTAGCCACAAAATATCCGGCCATAGCCAAAGATTATTTTTATAATAAAAAGCATCAGACGGTTGAGATCATAAAACTTAACGGTTCCATTGAACTGGCGCCCATTGTAGGGCTGTCTGAAGTCATTGTGGACATCGTGGAGACAGGAACCACCCTTAGGGAAAACGGGCTTACGGTATTGGAGGAGATTTGTCCTTTATCCGCCCGCATGGTGGTGAACCAGGTAAGTATGAAACGGGAGAACGACAGGATCACAAAGCTGATCCATGATCTGCGTACCCTGCTGCAGGAGGAAAACCGATGA
- a CDS encoding PTS sugar transporter subunit IIB — translation MGIRVIVACGSGVATSQTVASKVNRMLKEKKVDALVEAVDLKSVDRYMDGSAAYITIVKNAKEYPIPVINGIAFLTGIGKDREFEKLLMAIEDYKKKYL, via the coding sequence ATGGGAATCAGAGTTATTGTGGCCTGCGGAAGCGGTGTGGCCACTTCACAGACAGTGGCAAGCAAAGTAAACCGCATGCTAAAAGAAAAGAAGGTGGATGCTCTGGTGGAGGCAGTGGATCTAAAGTCTGTTGACCGTTATATGGATGGCAGTGCTGCTTATATCACCATTGTAAAAAATGCCAAGGAATATCCCATTCCTGTGATCAATGGAATTGCGTTTCTCACGGGCATTGGGAAAGACCGGGAGTTTGAGAAACTGCTGATGGCAATCGAAGACTATAAAAAGAAGTATCTATAA
- a CDS encoding Holliday junction resolvase RecU: MGTWNTRGLRGSALEELINRSNESYREKGLALIQKIPTPITPISIDKESRHITLAYFDQKSTVDYIGAVQGIPICFDAKECSACTFPLQNIHPHQVAFMEEFESQGGIAFIILSYTQKNEIYYLPLDHLKGFWKRMEDGGRKSFTYEEVDKTWRIRSFRDIFVHYLEMIQKDLNRRD; the protein is encoded by the coding sequence ATGGGAACCTGGAATACAAGAGGGTTAAGAGGCTCCGCTCTTGAAGAGCTGATCAACCGCAGCAATGAAAGCTACCGGGAAAAGGGGCTGGCTTTGATTCAGAAGATCCCCACGCCGATCACGCCTATTTCCATTGATAAGGAAAGCCGTCATATTACTTTGGCTTATTTTGACCAGAAGAGTACGGTGGACTATATTGGGGCTGTACAGGGAATTCCGATATGCTTTGACGCAAAGGAATGCTCAGCCTGCACCTTTCCCCTTCAGAACATCCATCCTCATCAGGTTGCCTTTATGGAAGAATTTGAAAGCCAGGGAGGCATTGCCTTTATTATTTTATCATATACCCAGAAGAATGAAATTTATTATCTTCCATTGGATCACCTGAAAGGTTTCTGGAAACGGATGGAGGATGGCGGACGGAAGAGCTTCACCTACGAAGAGGTAGATAAAACCTGGCGGATCCGGAGCTTTCGGGATATTTTTGTTCACTATCTGGAAATGATCCAGAAAGATTTGAACAGAAGAGATTGA
- a CDS encoding PTS sugar transporter subunit IIA: MKKDMLFRELVQLDWEAADQTEVFERMADILFQNGFVKDTYLESLKAREESYPTALPIKPYPVAIPHTDTSHIIRPFIAPIRLKEAVPWREMANNDEIHPVRFIFMLGFLKSEEHIDLLQILVENFQDEELMEHLKNAGSADEYFELVCGIKGMES; the protein is encoded by the coding sequence TTGAAAAAGGATATGTTATTTCGGGAACTGGTTCAGCTGGACTGGGAAGCGGCGGATCAGACCGAAGTCTTTGAACGAATGGCAGACATTCTGTTTCAAAATGGGTTTGTAAAAGACACTTATCTGGAGTCACTAAAGGCGAGGGAGGAAAGCTATCCCACGGCACTTCCCATTAAGCCTTATCCGGTTGCTATCCCTCATACGGATACCAGCCATATCATCCGGCCGTTTATTGCTCCTATCCGATTGAAGGAAGCTGTTCCATGGAGAGAAATGGCCAACAATGATGAAATCCATCCGGTCAGGTTTATTTTTATGCTGGGATTTTTAAAATCTGAGGAGCATATAGACCTGCTTCAGATATTGGTGGAGAATTTTCAGGATGAGGAATTAATGGAGCATCTGAAAAATGCCGGGTCAGCGGATGAATACTTTGAACTGGTCTGCGGCATTAAGGGTATGGAATCGTAA
- the pepT gene encoding peptidase T — MSAVLNNFLKYISFDTQSREDMEAVPSTEKQRLLARELAAQLQAMKAENVMVDEHCYVYATIPATTEKAVPVLGFIAHMDTAPAYSGEGVKPQIVENYDGGDILMNKDTGLVMKPQDFPDLLKYKGQDIITTDGTTLLGADDKAGVAEIMAMAEHLLAHPEIPHGTIRIGFTPDEEVGRGADFFDVKCFGADVAYTVDGGGLGELEYENFNAASARVLVHGSSIHPGSSKGRMKNALLMAMEFHNMLPAAENPMYTEGYEGFYHLDSMRGTVEEARMDYIIRDHSKEKFEEKKAFMERVTEYLNSRYHAGTVELLLKDSYYNMKEKIQPHMYLIDVAKASMEEIGIEPKVTPIRGGTDGARLSYEGLPCPNLCTGGYNYHGKFEFIPVQSMEKVVELLLKIIEKFTERE; from the coding sequence ATGTCAGCAGTATTAAACAATTTTTTAAAGTATATATCCTTTGACACTCAGTCCAGGGAGGATATGGAAGCTGTACCAAGCACGGAAAAACAAAGGTTATTAGCCAGGGAACTGGCAGCCCAGCTTCAGGCCATGAAAGCTGAAAATGTTATGGTGGATGAACATTGCTACGTATATGCTACCATACCTGCCACTACTGAAAAGGCTGTTCCTGTCCTTGGTTTTATTGCCCACATGGACACTGCTCCCGCATATTCCGGGGAAGGGGTGAAGCCTCAGATAGTTGAAAATTATGACGGCGGTGATATTCTCATGAATAAGGACACCGGCCTGGTCATGAAGCCTCAGGATTTTCCTGATCTTTTAAAGTATAAGGGACAGGATATTATTACAACGGATGGAACCACCCTGCTGGGTGCTGATGACAAGGCCGGAGTTGCCGAGATCATGGCTATGGCAGAACATCTCCTGGCTCATCCGGAGATTCCCCATGGAACCATCCGCATTGGATTTACGCCTGATGAAGAGGTAGGAAGAGGCGCCGATTTCTTTGATGTAAAGTGCTTTGGCGCTGATGTGGCCTATACGGTAGACGGCGGCGGATTAGGAGAACTGGAATATGAGAATTTCAATGCAGCTTCTGCGAGAGTCCTTGTACACGGCTCCAGCATTCATCCGGGATCTTCCAAGGGAAGGATGAAAAACGCCCTGCTTATGGCCATGGAGTTTCACAACATGCTCCCGGCAGCGGAGAATCCCATGTATACAGAAGGATATGAGGGATTTTACCACTTAGATTCCATGAGGGGAACCGTGGAGGAAGCCCGTATGGATTACATTATCCGGGACCACAGCAAAGAAAAATTTGAAGAGAAAAAGGCATTTATGGAAAGAGTGACAGAGTATCTTAACAGCCGCTACCATGCAGGCACCGTGGAGCTTTTGTTAAAGGACAGTTACTATAACATGAAAGAAAAGATCCAGCCTCATATGTATCTGATCGACGTAGCAAAGGCTTCCATGGAGGAAATCGGAATAGAGCCTAAGGTGACCCCTATCCGGGGAGGAACCGATGGAGCCCGTTTGTCATACGAGGGACTTCCCTGTCCCAACCTGTGCACAGGAGGCTATAATTACCATGGAAAATTTGAGTTCATCCCAGTTCAGTCCATGGAAAAGGTGGTGGAGCTTCTTCTTAAAATTATAGAGAAATTTACAGAAAGAGAATAA
- the hisZ gene encoding ATP phosphoribosyltransferase regulatory subunit, which translates to MANKLLHTPDGVRDIYGVECTKKAALQEKMLKVFHLCGYQDIETPTFEFFDIFNESRGSVKAKEMFKFFDRDNHTLVLRPDETPAIARCAAKYFLDEDMPIRLCYIERTFINNSSYQGRLKESSQTGVEFIGDDSADADAEILAMVIKALKAAGLTEFQVELGEVDFFKGLMEEAGMDEETEEALRALIENKNYFGVEELVMAQPISKELKQVFLKLPELFGSLEQIQAAKELTSNPRALRAIERLEEVNRILEHYGLSDYVSYDLGMLSQYLYYTGIIFKAYTYGTGDYVVNGGRYDKLLEQFGKDSPAVGFGISVDELLLALSRQKIEIEVSVVNTMILYEKEARENAIRLSGHFRGAGMAVQLQLKDPARTLEEYQAYARRRNFNNLLFLDRSGFTVRVMNLVLDRTEEIPLSEYLK; encoded by the coding sequence ATGGCAAATAAACTGTTACATACACCGGACGGAGTCCGGGATATCTATGGAGTGGAGTGTACGAAAAAGGCTGCCTTACAGGAGAAGATGCTAAAGGTCTTCCATTTGTGCGGGTATCAGGACATTGAAACCCCAACCTTTGAATTTTTTGACATTTTCAACGAATCCCGGGGAAGTGTTAAGGCAAAGGAGATGTTTAAGTTTTTTGACAGGGATAACCATACTTTGGTGCTGCGCCCGGATGAGACACCTGCCATAGCCAGATGCGCAGCCAAGTATTTTCTGGACGAGGATATGCCCATCCGTCTTTGCTATATTGAGAGGACCTTTATAAATAACTCCAGCTATCAGGGCAGGCTGAAGGAATCCAGCCAGACCGGAGTGGAGTTTATCGGTGATGATTCTGCGGATGCAGATGCAGAGATCCTGGCAATGGTGATCAAAGCGTTAAAGGCGGCAGGGCTGACGGAATTTCAGGTGGAATTAGGTGAGGTGGACTTTTTCAAAGGGCTTATGGAAGAGGCCGGGATGGATGAGGAAACGGAGGAAGCCTTAAGGGCTCTTATAGAAAATAAAAATTACTTTGGTGTAGAAGAACTGGTCATGGCCCAGCCCATATCCAAAGAATTAAAACAGGTGTTTTTAAAGCTACCGGAGCTGTTTGGCTCTCTGGAGCAGATCCAGGCGGCCAAAGAACTGACCTCCAACCCAAGAGCCTTAAGGGCCATTGAGCGTCTGGAGGAAGTAAACCGGATTCTTGAGCATTACGGACTTTCTGACTACGTTTCCTATGATCTTGGCATGTTGAGCCAATACCTGTATTATACCGGTATTATTTTTAAGGCCTATACTTATGGGACCGGGGACTATGTGGTCAATGGGGGCAGGTATGACAAGCTTCTGGAGCAGTTTGGGAAGGATTCTCCTGCCGTGGGCTTCGGAATATCGGTGGATGAACTTTTGCTGGCTCTATCCAGACAAAAAATAGAGATAGAGGTCTCTGTAGTGAATACTATGATCCTTTATGAGAAAGAAGCCAGGGAAAATGCCATCCGTCTTTCCGGCCATTTCCGAGGTGCCGGTATGGCAGTCCAGCTTCAGTTAAAAGATCCGGCCCGTACGTTGGAGGAGTATCAGGCTTACGCAAGGCGCAGGAATTTTAACAATCTGCTGTTTCTGGACCGCAGCGGCTTTACCGTACGGGTCATGAACCTGGTACTGGACCGGACAGAAGAGATACCGTTGTCGGAATATTTAAAATAA
- the hisA gene encoding 1-(5-phosphoribosyl)-5-[(5-phosphoribosylamino)methylideneamino]imidazole-4-carboxamide isomerase, which yields MQLYPAIDLKEGQCVRLKQGEFKEITVYSNKPEEVAALWQSQGATYLHLVDLDGALAGRSVNNKVIKKITDTVSIPIEIGGGIRSEEAIESMLSLGVARVIIGTKAAENPEFIRDMVKRYGQDRIVAGVDAKEGMVAVEGWEKISGISAAELCGRMKEYGVRHVVYTDISRDGMLTGPNVEYTKRLTEETGMDVIASGGMSSMKDLRLLYQAGVQGAIIGKALYEKRIDLKEAIEAFEKQDHQGRI from the coding sequence ATGCAGCTTTATCCAGCAATAGACTTAAAAGAAGGACAGTGCGTCCGACTGAAGCAAGGAGAATTTAAGGAGATCACCGTTTACTCCAATAAGCCGGAGGAGGTAGCTGCCCTCTGGCAGTCTCAGGGAGCGACCTATCTCCATCTGGTGGATTTAGACGGAGCGCTTGCCGGCCGTTCTGTAAATAATAAAGTGATTAAAAAAATAACGGATACAGTATCCATACCCATTGAGATAGGGGGCGGCATAAGAAGTGAAGAAGCCATTGAATCCATGCTTTCTTTGGGGGTTGCCAGGGTGATCATTGGAACAAAGGCTGCAGAAAATCCGGAATTTATCCGGGATATGGTAAAAAGGTATGGTCAGGACCGGATCGTAGCAGGGGTTGACGCTAAGGAAGGAATGGTAGCTGTGGAAGGCTGGGAAAAGATCAGCGGGATTTCCGCAGCAGAGCTTTGCGGCCGGATGAAGGAATACGGAGTCCGCCATGTGGTGTATACGGACATATCCAGAGATGGGATGCTGACCGGCCCTAATGTGGAATATACGAAAAGGCTGACGGAAGAAACAGGAATGGACGTAATTGCCTCCGGAGGAATGTCTTCCATGAAGGATTTGAGGCTGCTTTACCAGGCCGGCGTCCAAGGTGCTATCATTGGAAAAGCACTGTATGAAAAACGAATTGATTTAAAGGAAGCCATTGAAGCTTTTGAAAAACAGGACCATCAGGGGAGGATATGA
- the hisB gene encoding imidazoleglycerol-phosphate dehydratase HisB encodes MGRSADISRETRETDIRLKLDLDGSGRAEIQTGIGFFDHMLNSFARHGFFDLSLSVKGDLHVDTHHTVEDTGIVLGTAIKQALGSKASIKRYGSMILPMDETLILCAVDLSGRPYLGYDVLLTTERVGDFETEMLREFFYAVSYASEMNLHIRKLAGENNHHVIEGTFKAFAKALDEATSPDHRITGVLSTKGTL; translated from the coding sequence ATGGGACGAAGTGCAGACATTTCCCGTGAGACCCGTGAGACGGATATCCGGCTGAAGCTGGACTTAGACGGCAGCGGAAGAGCGGAAATCCAAACGGGAATCGGTTTTTTTGATCATATGTTAAACAGCTTTGCCCGCCATGGCTTTTTTGACTTAAGCCTGTCGGTAAAGGGGGATCTTCATGTGGATACCCACCATACTGTTGAAGATACAGGCATTGTGCTGGGTACCGCCATCAAGCAGGCCCTTGGCAGCAAAGCCTCCATAAAGCGCTATGGAAGCATGATCCTTCCCATGGATGAGACCTTGATCCTCTGTGCCGTGGATTTATCCGGCAGGCCGTATCTTGGTTATGATGTTTTGCTTACCACGGAACGGGTAGGGGATTTTGAGACAGAAATGCTGAGGGAATTTTTCTATGCTGTTTCCTATGCTTCGGAAATGAACCTGCATATCAGAAAACTGGCGGGAGAGAACAACCACCATGTGATTGAGGGGACTTTTAAAGCTTTTGCAAAAGCCCTTGATGAGGCAACGTCACCTGACCACAGGATCACAGGAGTGCTGTCAACAAAGGGAACATTATAA
- the hisIE gene encoding bifunctional phosphoribosyl-AMP cyclohydrolase/phosphoribosyl-ATP diphosphatase HisIE, translated as MLEHKKLIAGFGIREGKAVRLEDGQTCYEENLLTLTCFYGDSGADELFLYDMSESDEDHERTIGLMKEIARLSDIPAILGGRVRRLEDVKKYLYAGAKAAFLDVSLDENVDLMKEAADRFGDDKIYAYLPDCSYLERTKEYAQLGATVMILGDAEITEEKLHAVSDCEETFLVTGCGEDAALFAFALMMENVEGLVGSFDGEENCMDLKQDLKALGIEVDTFESPVSFQQFKLNEAGLIPVITQDYRTGEVLMLAYMNEEAFYETLKTGCMTYYSRSRKSLWRKGETSGHYQYVKSLSLDCDKDTLLAKVNQIGTACHTGARSCFYQNLVKKEYQESNPLKVFEEVFQVILDRKSNPKEGSYTNYLFDKGLDKILKKLGEESTEIVIAAKNPNPEEVKYEISDFLYHMMVLMAYKGVSWEDITRELSNR; from the coding sequence ATGTTGGAACATAAAAAACTGATTGCGGGTTTTGGAATCCGGGAAGGGAAGGCGGTCAGGCTGGAGGACGGTCAGACATGTTATGAGGAAAATCTTTTGACTCTGACCTGCTTTTACGGGGACAGCGGGGCTGATGAGCTTTTTCTGTATGATATGTCCGAATCGGATGAAGACCATGAACGGACCATAGGACTTATGAAGGAGATTGCAAGGCTGTCTGATATTCCTGCGATTTTAGGGGGAAGAGTCAGACGCCTTGAGGATGTGAAGAAATATCTTTACGCAGGGGCAAAAGCAGCGTTTCTTGATGTAAGCCTTGACGAAAATGTGGATTTGATGAAAGAGGCGGCAGACCGGTTCGGAGATGATAAGATTTATGCTTATCTTCCGGACTGTTCGTATTTGGAGCGGACCAAAGAATATGCCCAGCTGGGAGCGACTGTCATGATTCTGGGCGATGCTGAAATTACGGAAGAAAAGCTTCACGCCGTTTCAGACTGTGAGGAGACCTTTTTGGTCACAGGCTGCGGAGAGGATGCGGCGCTTTTTGCCTTTGCCCTGATGATGGAAAATGTGGAAGGCCTGGTGGGCAGTTTTGACGGAGAAGAGAACTGCATGGATTTAAAGCAGGATTTAAAAGCCCTTGGAATCGAAGTCGATACCTTTGAAAGCCCGGTGAGCTTTCAACAGTTTAAGCTCAATGAGGCTGGCCTCATCCCTGTTATCACCCAGGATTACCGGACAGGGGAAGTGCTTATGCTGGCCTATATGAACGAAGAGGCGTTTTATGAGACTTTAAAGACCGGCTGTATGACCTATTACAGCAGGAGCCGCAAAAGCCTGTGGCGAAAAGGGGAAACCTCCGGCCATTACCAGTATGTGAAATCCTTGTCCCTGGACTGTGACAAGGATACGCTGCTTGCCAAAGTAAACCAGATCGGAACTGCCTGCCACACGGGGGCGAGAAGCTGTTTTTATCAAAATCTGGTTAAAAAGGAATATCAGGAAAGTAATCCTTTAAAGGTGTTTGAAGAGGTATTTCAAGTAATTCTTGACAGAAAGTCCAACCCCAAGGAAGGATCCTATACCAATTATCTGTTTGATAAAGGGCTTGACAAGATATTGAAAAAATTGGGAGAGGAGTCTACGGAAATTGTCATAGCTGCCAAAAATCCAAATCCTGAGGAAGTAAAATACGAAATTTCAGATTTCCTTTATCATATGATGGTTCTGATGGCTTATAAGGGTGTGTCCTGGGAGGATATTACAAGGGAATTGTCCAACCGTTAG
- a CDS encoding RluA family pseudouridine synthase, which produces MQSLIVSQNEAGQRLDKLLSKYLNLAEKSFLYKMMRKKNITLNGKKCDGSEKLVQGDEVKLFLSDETIGKFSQIKLPEVRKVSLNILYEDEHILLINKPAGMLSQKARESDESLVEYMINYLVSNGRLSTEQLRSFRPSVCNRLDRNTSGLVVGGKSLAGLQLMSAAFKDRSIHKYYQCVVKGHISDRQVITGYLTKSEASNQVTVHKQPVTGSVPIVTEYEPVQYHGEYTLLRITLITGRTHQIRAHLSSIGYPIVGDYKYGNSRVNEEAKKLYHIHSQLLHSYQVIFPELPEPLAYLSGRTFIAPLPKTFSKICKDWR; this is translated from the coding sequence ATGCAGTCTTTGATCGTATCGCAAAATGAAGCAGGACAGCGTTTGGATAAACTGCTTTCCAAATATTTGAATCTTGCAGAAAAAAGTTTTCTCTACAAGATGATGAGAAAGAAAAATATCACCTTAAACGGAAAAAAGTGTGACGGTTCGGAAAAGCTTGTACAGGGAGATGAGGTCAAGCTTTTTCTTTCCGATGAAACCATTGGAAAGTTTTCCCAGATTAAGCTTCCTGAAGTTCGGAAAGTATCTTTAAACATTCTATATGAGGATGAACACATACTTTTGATAAACAAGCCGGCCGGCATGCTTTCCCAGAAAGCCAGGGAATCCGATGAATCCCTGGTGGAATACATGATCAATTACCTGGTTTCAAACGGCCGGTTATCCACCGAGCAGCTAAGGAGCTTCCGGCCCTCCGTTTGCAACCGTCTGGACAGGAACACCAGCGGTCTGGTGGTGGGAGGAAAGTCCTTAGCTGGTCTTCAGCTTATGTCTGCCGCCTTTAAAGACCGGAGCATCCACAAGTATTACCAGTGTGTGGTAAAGGGGCATATTTCAGACCGGCAGGTGATCACAGGCTATTTGACAAAATCAGAAGCCTCCAATCAGGTAACGGTTCATAAGCAGCCGGTAACCGGCAGCGTTCCCATTGTGACAGAATATGAGCCGGTTCAGTATCATGGAGAATATACCCTTTTAAGAATCACCCTGATCACTGGGCGCACCCATCAGATCCGCGCCCATTTATCCTCCATCGGATACCCAATCGTTGGAGATTATAAGTATGGGAACAGCAGGGTCAATGAAGAAGCCAAAAAGCTTTACCACATTCATTCCCAGCTTCTCCACTCCTATCAGGTGATTTTTCCTGAGCTGCCGGAGCCACTGGCTTATTTGTCAGGGCGCACCTTTATTGCGCCTCTGCCAAAGACCTTTTCAAAGATATGTAAGGACTGGAGGTAG
- the hisD gene encoding histidinol dehydrogenase — protein sequence MRIVRLDEASKQNILADLLKRDPNNYDAYADTVQEIVNSVKRDGDKAVFAYTKEFDKADINPENLKVTEKEIEEAMKEVDPKLMEILRKSMKNIRQYHEKQRQYSWFDSKPDGTILGQKITPLESVGVYVPGGKAAYPSSVLMNIIPAEVAGVSRIAMVTPPGKDGTVDPVTLTAARLAGVTEVYKVGGAQAVAALAFGTESIPKVNKIVGPGNIFVALAKKAVYGHVSIDSIAGPSEILVLADESANPRFVAADLLSQAEHDELASAILVTTSMELAKQVSEEIKTLTEKLSRKPIIEKSLDNYGYILVADTMRDAIAAVNEIAPEHLEIITRNPFEDMTRIHNAGAIFIGEYSSEPLGDYFAGPNHVLPTNGTAKFFSALSTDDFIKKSSIIYYSREALEAIHEDIEAFAEAEHLTAHANSVRVRFPQKQ from the coding sequence ATGAGAATAGTTCGACTGGATGAAGCTTCCAAACAGAATATTTTAGCTGATCTCTTAAAAAGAGATCCCAATAATTATGATGCCTATGCCGACACCGTGCAGGAAATAGTGAATTCGGTAAAACGGGATGGGGACAAAGCGGTATTTGCCTATACAAAGGAATTTGATAAAGCGGATATAAACCCCGAAAATCTAAAGGTGACGGAAAAAGAAATTGAGGAAGCCATGAAGGAAGTGGATCCGAAGCTCATGGAAATCCTTCGCAAATCCATGAAAAACATCCGTCAGTATCACGAAAAGCAGAGGCAGTACAGCTGGTTTGACAGTAAGCCCGACGGAACAATCCTGGGGCAGAAGATAACCCCTTTAGAAAGTGTGGGGGTTTATGTTCCGGGAGGAAAGGCAGCTTATCCTTCTTCGGTCCTTATGAACATCATTCCTGCAGAGGTGGCAGGGGTGAGCCGCATTGCCATGGTGACTCCTCCCGGGAAGGATGGAACGGTGGATCCGGTCACCTTAACAGCAGCCCGTCTGGCAGGCGTTACAGAGGTATATAAGGTAGGAGGAGCACAGGCAGTGGCTGCCCTTGCCTTTGGTACAGAATCCATCCCAAAGGTCAATAAGATCGTAGGGCCTGGGAATATTTTTGTGGCTCTGGCAAAAAAGGCGGTTTACGGACATGTGAGCATTGACAGCATTGCCGGTCCAAGTGAGATCCTGGTTCTAGCAGATGAAAGTGCCAATCCCCGTTTTGTGGCGGCGGATTTATTGTCCCAGGCAGAGCATGATGAACTGGCTTCTGCCATTTTAGTGACCACCAGCATGGAGCTGGCCAAGCAGGTATCAGAGGAAATAAAAACGTTAACGGAAAAACTGTCACGGAAGCCGATCATAGAAAAATCTTTAGATAATTATGGTTATATTCTGGTAGCGGATACCATGAGGGATGCCATCGCAGCAGTTAATGAGATCGCTCCCGAGCATTTGGAGATTATCACCAGAAATCCCTTTGAGGATATGACCAGGATCCATAATGCAGGCGCCATATTTATCGGAGAATACAGCTCAGAGCCTTTGGGAGACTATTTTGCAGGACCAAACCACGTGCTTCCCACCAATGGCACTGCTAAATTTTTCTCAGCCCTCAGTACGGATGATTTTATAAAAAAATCCAGTATTATTTATTACTCCAGGGAAGCCCTGGAAGCGATTCATGAAGACATTGAAGCGTTTGCCGAGGCAGAGCATCTGACCGCCCATGCCAATTCCGTGAGAGTACGCTTTCCGCAAAAGCAATGA